In one Saccharibacillus brassicae genomic region, the following are encoded:
- a CDS encoding IscS subfamily cysteine desulfurase, whose amino-acid sequence MIYLDYAASSPMCEEALQTLMTMSRDVYGNASSLHDGGGHAAHILERSREFVAGSIGGHRDGLFFTSGGTESNLLTIRALAGALPPDRRHILTSTLEHHSVKLAVAGLVSLGYEVDYVAPDASGRIGPRQIEPLLRPDTGLMSLQHANSETGLVQDLASIGAFLHERGILLHADAVQSFGKIELDVGESGVDAVSLSAHKIQGPKGVGAAYIRPGVPFVPLYPGSLHESGFRPGTVNVPGIAAFAAAAVHTCGQREARTAHYVRLRKHLTERFRACGLSAYLVADRLSGEPANVLPHIAGCAGLGYEGQYVMLECNRKGLCISTGSACSSGHQAIPDTLLALGLSEGEGRSFFRISFGPETTTQQLDLLVQTLHELEQTKKEGSFS is encoded by the coding sequence ATGATTTATTTGGATTACGCGGCGTCTTCGCCGATGTGCGAGGAAGCTTTGCAGACTTTGATGACCATGAGCCGCGACGTCTACGGCAACGCAAGCAGCCTGCACGACGGAGGCGGGCACGCTGCCCATATTCTGGAACGGAGCCGGGAATTCGTGGCCGGATCGATCGGGGGACACCGGGACGGCCTGTTCTTCACGAGCGGCGGCACCGAATCGAACCTTTTGACGATTCGGGCGTTGGCCGGGGCGCTTCCGCCGGACCGGCGGCATATTCTGACGTCCACTTTGGAGCATCATTCGGTCAAGCTTGCGGTGGCCGGTCTGGTGTCGCTCGGATACGAGGTCGATTACGTGGCGCCGGATGCGTCGGGACGCATCGGTCCGCGGCAGATCGAGCCGCTGCTGCGTCCGGATACCGGCCTGATGTCGCTGCAGCATGCCAATTCGGAGACGGGACTCGTGCAGGATCTGGCGTCGATCGGCGCGTTCTTGCATGAGCGGGGGATTTTGCTGCATGCCGACGCCGTTCAATCTTTTGGGAAAATCGAACTCGACGTCGGCGAATCGGGCGTGGACGCGGTCTCGCTCTCGGCGCACAAAATTCAAGGACCCAAAGGCGTCGGCGCGGCGTATATCCGTCCCGGCGTTCCGTTCGTGCCGCTGTACCCGGGTTCTTTGCACGAGAGCGGCTTCCGGCCGGGCACGGTCAACGTGCCGGGCATCGCCGCGTTTGCCGCGGCGGCGGTCCATACGTGCGGGCAGCGGGAAGCGCGGACGGCGCATTACGTTCGGCTCAGGAAGCATCTGACAGAACGGTTCCGCGCCTGCGGCCTGTCCGCCTATCTGGTAGCCGACCGACTGTCGGGAGAGCCGGCGAACGTGCTGCCCCATATCGCGGGATGCGCCGGCTTGGGATACGAAGGCCAATATGTTATGCTGGAATGCAATCGAAAAGGCCTCTGCATTTCCACCGGAAGTGCCTGCTCTTCGGGGCACCAGGCCATTCCGGACACGCTGCTTGCGTTAGGCTTGTCGGAAGGGGAAGGACGTTCCTTTTTCCGCATTTCTTTTGGCCCCGAGACGACGACGCAGCAGCTGGATCTGCTCGTTCAAACGCTGCACGAACTGGAACAGACCAAAAAAGAAGGGAGTTTCTCGTGA
- the nadB gene encoding L-aspartate oxidase → MSKPSVLIVGAGAAALSLIDSLPEGCDVQLLTKDSVRSGNSMYAQGGIAAVRLPEDSVDCHVQDTLTAGDGHADAVLAAELLAEGSDLIERLDRDGFPFDRDAQNRIRLGLEGAHSFHRIFHAGGDATGRVLMDYLLARTSGRASVVEQATAVKLVVEDGRCVGVLALHEGKLTEFRADAVVLASGGCGSLYAHYTGSSGMTGDGLMLAYEAGAELCDLEFMQFHPTVLVKNGTTYGLISEAVRGEGGVLRGEDGRPVMEGRHPLGDLAPRDVVARAIHERMQSGQNVYLDIRGCVRFRERFPTITGILEQAGIDVDLGQIPVVPGMHFMMGGIKVDASGASRVPGLYAIGEAACTGLHGANRLASNSLLEALVLGRRAARHSFDYAPRRPAADTSPQPSNAAAALHAGTLEVPAVSLAELQRQMSLHASIVRDAAGLRRLERWLRKLPTEPVPLSALKREQAELARLRQLALLVVRSALLRTESRGAHYRADYPARLDPDWSGRTITYRDQTAPILRTERTTSECTVSL, encoded by the coding sequence TTGTCCAAGCCATCCGTACTGATCGTCGGAGCCGGAGCGGCCGCCCTCTCGCTGATCGACTCGCTCCCCGAAGGCTGCGACGTGCAGCTTCTGACCAAAGATTCGGTCCGAAGCGGCAACTCCATGTATGCCCAGGGCGGCATCGCCGCCGTCCGTCTGCCGGAAGATTCGGTCGATTGCCATGTCCAGGATACGCTGACCGCGGGAGACGGACATGCCGACGCCGTTCTCGCGGCAGAGCTGCTTGCGGAAGGCAGCGACCTGATCGAACGATTGGACCGGGACGGATTTCCGTTTGACCGGGACGCGCAGAACCGGATCCGGCTCGGCCTCGAAGGCGCGCACTCGTTCCACCGTATCTTTCATGCGGGCGGGGATGCCACGGGCCGCGTGCTGATGGACTATTTGCTGGCCCGCACATCGGGCCGCGCTTCGGTCGTCGAACAGGCGACCGCGGTGAAGCTTGTCGTCGAAGACGGCCGCTGCGTCGGGGTTCTCGCCCTGCACGAAGGCAAACTGACCGAGTTCCGGGCAGACGCGGTCGTGCTGGCAAGCGGCGGATGCGGCAGCCTGTATGCCCACTATACCGGCAGCTCCGGCATGACCGGAGACGGCCTGATGCTCGCTTACGAAGCGGGAGCCGAGTTGTGCGACCTGGAATTCATGCAGTTTCATCCGACCGTATTGGTGAAAAATGGCACAACCTACGGCCTGATCTCCGAAGCGGTACGCGGCGAAGGCGGCGTGCTGCGAGGCGAAGACGGCCGGCCGGTCATGGAAGGCCGGCATCCGCTCGGCGATCTCGCGCCGCGCGACGTCGTGGCCCGCGCGATTCACGAACGGATGCAGAGCGGGCAGAACGTCTATCTGGACATTCGCGGCTGCGTACGTTTCCGCGAGCGTTTCCCGACCATTACCGGCATTCTGGAACAGGCCGGCATTGATGTCGACTTGGGACAAATTCCGGTCGTTCCCGGCATGCATTTTATGATGGGCGGCATCAAGGTCGATGCCTCGGGCGCCTCCCGCGTTCCCGGCTTGTACGCGATCGGGGAAGCGGCCTGCACCGGCCTGCACGGCGCGAACCGCCTGGCCAGCAATTCGCTGCTCGAAGCGCTCGTGCTGGGCCGCAGGGCGGCGCGGCACAGCTTCGACTACGCGCCCCGGCGGCCTGCCGCGGACACGTCGCCGCAGCCGTCGAACGCGGCGGCTGCGCTCCACGCCGGCACGCTCGAAGTGCCGGCGGTCTCGCTCGCCGAGCTTCAGCGGCAGATGAGTCTGCACGCTTCGATCGTGCGCGATGCTGCGGGACTTCGCCGGCTCGAACGGTGGCTGCGCAAGCTGCCCACCGAGCCGGTGCCTCTCTCCGCGCTCAAGCGCGAGCAGGCGGAATTGGCGCGCCTCCGGCAGCTCGCCCTGCTCGTCGTCCGCTCCGCCCTGCTGCGGACCGAGAGCCGGGGCGCCCATTATCGCGCCGATTATCCGGCGCGGCTCGATCCCGACTGGTCCGGTCGGACGATTACCTACCGCGATCAGACCGCTCCCATTTTACGAACAGAAAGGACAACCAGCGAATGCACCGTATCCCTTTGA
- a CDS encoding AraC family transcriptional regulator, whose product MPIDADYTKEDANEYLRVHLFTPSDYEKAGPAWPIRLGSNLAKPDYHIGPRTTAYYYLLLVLGGRGTFVQNGRTYPLAAGDLYCLFPQVTHEYWTDPDAPLRKIFLAFDGKMALDLLRRVGLTPQRPHLPALHAEEAAADLIAFLQKTAGGAAEASDLDRLSAFYRIFASLERDAAPEGSEANSVSWLQRGLDYMEIHYADGITVEEVARHAGVGRTHFSKKFHERYGITPVRYMQRLKLDEAKMLLEQTSYSLSEIAHSVGYPDLFSFSKAFKKESGMPPKQYRKQHSPPRAAE is encoded by the coding sequence GTGCCGATCGATGCCGATTACACCAAAGAAGACGCCAACGAATATTTGCGCGTCCACTTGTTCACCCCGTCCGATTACGAGAAAGCCGGGCCCGCCTGGCCGATCCGCCTCGGGTCGAACCTCGCCAAGCCGGACTACCATATCGGGCCGCGTACGACCGCTTATTATTACCTGCTGCTGGTGCTCGGCGGACGCGGCACTTTTGTCCAGAACGGGCGGACGTATCCGCTCGCGGCGGGCGACCTGTACTGCCTGTTTCCGCAGGTGACGCACGAATACTGGACCGACCCGGACGCGCCGCTGCGCAAGATTTTCCTCGCGTTCGACGGCAAAATGGCGCTTGATCTGCTGCGCCGCGTCGGGCTGACGCCCCAGCGTCCCCATCTGCCGGCGCTGCATGCGGAAGAAGCGGCGGCGGACCTGATCGCTTTTCTGCAAAAAACGGCAGGCGGCGCGGCGGAAGCGTCCGATCTCGACCGGTTGTCGGCGTTCTACCGCATCTTCGCTTCGCTGGAGCGCGACGCCGCGCCCGAAGGCAGCGAAGCGAATTCCGTTTCCTGGCTGCAGCGCGGGCTCGACTATATGGAGATCCATTACGCGGACGGGATCACCGTCGAAGAAGTGGCACGGCACGCGGGCGTCGGACGGACCCATTTCAGCAAAAAATTCCACGAGCGCTACGGCATCACGCCGGTCCGTTACATGCAGCGGCTCAAGCTCGACGAAGCGAAAATGCTGCTGGAGCAGACCTCCTACTCCCTGTCGGAAATCGCCCATTCGGTCGGTTACCCGGACCTGTTCTCTTTTTCCAAAGCGTTCAAAAAAGAAAGCGGCATGCCGCCCAAACAATATCGCAAGCAGCATTCGCCGCCTCGCGCCGCGGAATGA
- a CDS encoding LLM class flavin-dependent oxidoreductase, whose product MANGEQETRGIEFGWFLPTAGDGKYVGVEPERPATLQYLTEVAQTAEAAGFGFVLIPTGGACLDAWVVGSAVMSRTTTLRPLVAVRPGLMAPVLSARMGAALDQLSGGRAMINVVTGSSVQDLEELGDPLARSHDERYERADEYLQVMRQTWANGDKPQASEFASGTAGGSAKEQEPFRGKHYTFERASGSPRTVQDPHPPFYLGGSSAGAKRVAVRHADTFLMWGEPHAWIGEQIAEIESLRQQYEQETGEPRELRYGMRAQVLVRDTEEEAWAAAWDIISKVSPEAIEKAEREFAATDATNQRRQNELRELSKADRFVAGPNLWTGLSVVRSGGAILIVGTADQVSQRLIEYAELGVSTFILSGYPHLEEAEIFGREALPLFKQKWADIHKEVVR is encoded by the coding sequence ATGGCAAACGGAGAACAGGAAACGCGCGGGATCGAGTTTGGCTGGTTTTTGCCTACCGCGGGAGACGGCAAGTACGTGGGCGTGGAACCGGAACGTCCGGCGACGCTTCAGTATCTGACGGAGGTGGCGCAGACGGCCGAAGCGGCCGGGTTCGGGTTCGTGCTTATTCCGACCGGCGGCGCCTGCCTGGACGCATGGGTCGTCGGATCGGCCGTCATGAGCCGCACGACGACGCTGCGTCCGCTTGTGGCGGTGCGCCCGGGCCTCATGGCTCCGGTGCTGTCGGCGCGCATGGGCGCGGCGCTGGATCAGCTGTCCGGCGGCCGCGCGATGATCAACGTCGTCACCGGCAGTTCCGTGCAGGACCTCGAAGAACTGGGCGATCCGCTGGCGCGTTCGCACGACGAGCGTTACGAGCGGGCGGACGAATATTTGCAGGTCATGCGCCAAACGTGGGCCAACGGCGACAAGCCGCAGGCTTCGGAATTCGCGTCGGGAACGGCGGGCGGTTCGGCCAAAGAGCAAGAACCGTTCCGCGGCAAGCATTATACGTTCGAGCGGGCTTCGGGTTCGCCGCGCACGGTGCAAGACCCGCATCCGCCGTTCTATCTGGGCGGCAGTTCGGCAGGCGCCAAGCGGGTCGCGGTCCGGCACGCGGACACGTTCCTGATGTGGGGCGAGCCGCATGCCTGGATCGGGGAGCAGATCGCGGAGATCGAGAGTCTGCGGCAGCAGTACGAGCAGGAGACCGGCGAACCGCGCGAACTGCGCTACGGTATGCGCGCCCAGGTGCTCGTCCGGGACACGGAAGAAGAAGCATGGGCCGCGGCCTGGGACATTATCAGCAAAGTGTCCCCGGAAGCGATCGAGAAAGCGGAGCGCGAATTCGCCGCTACCGACGCGACCAACCAGCGGCGCCAGAACGAACTGCGCGAGCTGTCCAAAGCGGACCGCTTCGTGGCGGGGCCGAATCTGTGGACAGGGCTGTCGGTCGTACGTTCCGGCGGCGCGATCCTGATCGTCGGCACGGCCGACCAGGTGTCGCAGCGGCTGATCGAATATGCCGAACTCGGCGTATCGACGTTTATCCTGTCCGGCTATCCGCATCTGGAAGAAGCCGAAATCTTCGGCCGCGAAGCGCTGCCGCTGTTCAAACAAAAATGGGCCGACATTCATAAGGAGGTTGTACGATGA
- a CDS encoding copper amine oxidase N-terminal domain-containing protein has protein sequence MKLKSRLTVLLTIVMVSAFSFGISSADASAAAVVPVHLKVGKYSILYTQPAPPFIDRARRVQVPLRSIEDLLGGKVKYDAAAKTAEVEWVGHIFRVEIGSQTAQIDGKTVQMDTTPVLKNQAMFLPLRFFLDATEVKWRWDQASQQLVLADDRVVKGKPFEEFDMHDTASVKNENALIIQSYSIAGNRLTLTALNVSGHTIPAEKADIQPHMHYNYGQYSVDSYNRPSYPPLKKVPDEATVEKKMEVDIKDMDYMITVGRELK, from the coding sequence ATGAAACTCAAATCGAGGCTCACCGTTCTGTTGACGATTGTGATGGTGAGTGCATTTAGTTTTGGAATCTCTTCTGCCGATGCCAGTGCAGCCGCTGTCGTGCCCGTTCACCTGAAAGTCGGAAAATATTCGATCCTCTACACCCAGCCGGCGCCGCCTTTTATCGATCGGGCCCGAAGAGTGCAGGTTCCGCTGCGTTCGATCGAAGATTTGCTGGGCGGGAAAGTGAAGTACGACGCGGCGGCCAAAACAGCGGAGGTCGAGTGGGTCGGGCATATTTTCCGGGTCGAGATCGGTTCCCAAACGGCTCAAATCGACGGGAAAACCGTGCAAATGGACACGACGCCCGTTTTGAAAAATCAAGCGATGTTCCTGCCGCTCCGCTTCTTTCTCGATGCGACCGAAGTGAAATGGCGCTGGGACCAGGCTTCGCAGCAGTTGGTGCTTGCGGACGATCGGGTGGTGAAAGGCAAACCTTTTGAAGAATTCGATATGCACGATACGGCAAGTGTCAAAAACGAGAACGCGCTGATCATCCAATCGTATTCGATTGCAGGGAATCGCTTGACCCTAACCGCCCTCAACGTATCCGGACATACGATCCCTGCCGAAAAAGCCGATATTCAACCGCACATGCATTACAATTACGGACAATATTCTGTCGATTCCTATAATCGTCCTTCTTATCCCCCATTGAAAAAAGTGCCGGATGAAGCCACGGTCGAGAAGAAGATGGAGGTGGATATTAAAGACATGGACTATATGATCACGGTCGGCCGGGAATTAAAATAA
- a CDS encoding saccharopine dehydrogenase family protein, which produces MGKALIIGAGGVASVVVHKCVQNPDVFEEICIASRTLSKCEALKTKLDGGRTKISVAQVDADRTEEVVELIKSFGPDIVINVALPYQDLTIMDACLETGVHYLDTANYEPLDNPKFEYKWQWAYREKFEKAGLTAVLGSGFDPGVTGVFSAYALKHYFDEIHQIDIVDANAGDHGYPFATNFNPEINIREITAKGRYWENGEWIETEPLTEKKVYDLPEIGPKDIYLLYHEELESLAENMPGLKKIRFWMTFSQNYLNHLKVLENVGMTSIEPIDFEGQKIAPLQFLKAVLPDPASLGPRTKGKTNIGCIFQGTKNGEPKTYYVYNVCDHEECYREVGSQAISYTTGVPAMIGAMMVLKGLWKKPGVYNVEEFDPDPFMEELNKQGLPWVEDFSPTLLD; this is translated from the coding sequence TTGGGAAAAGCATTGATTATCGGTGCGGGCGGCGTAGCAAGCGTTGTCGTGCATAAGTGTGTCCAGAATCCTGACGTATTTGAGGAAATTTGTATCGCGAGTCGCACGCTGTCGAAGTGCGAAGCTTTGAAGACCAAGTTGGACGGAGGACGCACGAAGATTTCGGTCGCACAGGTCGACGCCGACCGTACGGAAGAAGTCGTGGAGCTGATCAAAAGCTTCGGGCCGGACATCGTAATCAACGTGGCGCTCCCTTATCAGGATCTGACCATCATGGATGCCTGCCTCGAGACGGGCGTGCATTACCTCGACACGGCCAACTACGAGCCGCTCGACAATCCGAAATTCGAATATAAATGGCAGTGGGCGTACCGCGAGAAGTTCGAGAAAGCCGGCCTTACGGCGGTCCTCGGCAGCGGCTTCGACCCGGGTGTAACGGGCGTATTCAGCGCTTACGCCCTGAAGCATTACTTCGACGAGATCCACCAGATCGATATCGTCGACGCCAACGCCGGCGATCACGGCTATCCGTTCGCGACCAACTTCAACCCGGAGATCAATATCCGCGAGATCACGGCGAAGGGCCGCTACTGGGAAAACGGCGAGTGGATCGAGACCGAACCGCTCACGGAGAAAAAAGTGTACGATCTGCCGGAAATCGGACCGAAAGACATCTACCTTCTGTATCATGAAGAGTTGGAGTCGCTCGCCGAGAACATGCCGGGCCTCAAAAAGATCCGCTTCTGGATGACGTTCTCGCAAAACTACCTGAACCATCTGAAGGTACTCGAGAACGTCGGCATGACGTCGATCGAGCCGATCGACTTCGAAGGCCAAAAAATCGCGCCGCTTCAGTTCCTCAAAGCCGTTCTGCCGGACCCGGCTTCGCTCGGACCGAGAACGAAAGGCAAAACGAACATCGGCTGCATTTTCCAGGGCACCAAAAACGGCGAGCCGAAAACGTACTACGTCTACAACGTATGCGATCACGAAGAATGCTACCGCGAAGTCGGTTCGCAGGCGATCTCCTACACGACCGGCGTGCCGGCGATGATCGGGGCCATGATGGTTCTCAAAGGCCTGTGGAAAAAACCGGGCGTCTACAACGTGGAAGAGTTCGATCCGGACCCGTTCATGGAAGAACTGAACAAACAGGGCCTGCCGTGGGTCGAGGATTTCTCGCCGACGCTGCTGGACTAA
- a CDS encoding transcription repressor NadR, with translation MEEIKLTGERRREKLLEWLKASSPLTGSELARRASVSRQVIVQDITLLKAKNHAILATSQGYVHVTPSDEPTARSIIACRHDRDRTEEELLLLVDYGVSVDDVIIEHPVYGELTALIRVGTRSEVYEFIEKITSTGASYLSELTDGVHLHTISAPEPGRIEKACEALRKAGFLIED, from the coding sequence ATGGAAGAGATTAAATTGACGGGAGAGCGGCGGCGCGAAAAGCTGCTGGAATGGCTCAAAGCGTCTTCGCCGCTGACCGGGAGCGAACTGGCCCGCCGGGCTTCCGTGTCCAGGCAGGTCATCGTGCAGGACATCACGCTGCTCAAAGCCAAAAACCATGCCATTCTGGCGACCAGCCAAGGCTATGTCCATGTGACGCCGAGCGACGAGCCGACAGCCCGAAGCATCATCGCCTGCCGGCACGACCGCGATCGGACGGAAGAAGAGCTGCTGCTGCTCGTCGATTACGGCGTGAGCGTCGACGATGTCATCATCGAACATCCGGTCTACGGCGAATTGACGGCGCTGATCCGGGTCGGCACGCGAAGCGAAGTCTATGAATTCATCGAAAAGATCACGTCGACCGGTGCTTCGTATTTGTCGGAACTGACGGACGGCGTTCATCTGCACACGATCTCCGCGCCCGAGCCCGGACGGATCGAAAAAGCGTGCGAAGCTTTGAGAAAAGCCGGTTTTCTGATCGAGGACTGA
- the nspC gene encoding carboxynorspermidine decarboxylase, producing the protein MTDIDFSAVPSPCYVVDERLLTKNLELLGSVQARTGAKILLAQKGFSMFAEYPLVGKYLAGVTSSSLFEARLGYEKMGKEVHVYAPAYVDREFDELLSYTDHIVFNSFAQWRKFKDKVLNYPGRKIEVGLRINPEYSELEVPLYDPCSPYSRMGITLENFDESDLEGIDGLHFHTMCEQNSDTLENTLKVVDEKFGHVISKMKWLNFGGGHHITRPDYDVERLIRCIEFARDKYDVQVYLEPGEAIALNTGYLVATVLDTMKNGMDIAILDTSAECHMPDVLAMPYRPSIDGAGMPGEKAITYRLGGMTCLAGDVIGDYSFDRPLEVGDKLVFGDMAHYTMVKNHMFNGVNLPSIASYSEAEGIKVIREFKFEDYSSRLS; encoded by the coding sequence ATGACAGATATCGATTTCAGCGCCGTCCCTTCTCCCTGCTACGTCGTGGACGAGCGTCTGCTCACCAAGAACCTTGAACTGCTCGGCTCCGTGCAGGCACGTACCGGCGCCAAGATCCTGCTCGCCCAAAAAGGATTCTCCATGTTCGCGGAGTATCCCCTGGTCGGGAAGTATCTGGCGGGCGTAACGTCCAGTTCGCTGTTCGAAGCGCGTCTCGGCTACGAGAAAATGGGCAAGGAAGTGCACGTATACGCGCCGGCTTACGTCGATCGCGAGTTCGACGAGCTGCTGAGCTATACGGACCACATCGTGTTCAACTCGTTCGCCCAATGGCGCAAGTTCAAGGATAAAGTGCTGAACTACCCGGGCCGCAAGATCGAAGTGGGCCTGCGCATCAATCCGGAATATTCGGAGCTTGAAGTGCCGCTGTACGATCCGTGTTCGCCGTATTCCCGTATGGGCATTACGCTTGAGAACTTCGACGAGAGCGATCTCGAAGGTATCGACGGCCTGCATTTCCATACGATGTGCGAGCAGAACTCCGATACGCTGGAGAACACGCTCAAAGTCGTCGACGAGAAATTCGGCCACGTCATCTCCAAGATGAAATGGCTGAACTTCGGCGGCGGCCACCATATCACGCGTCCCGACTACGACGTCGAGCGCCTGATCCGCTGCATCGAATTCGCGCGCGACAAGTACGACGTGCAGGTCTACCTCGAACCGGGCGAAGCGATCGCGCTGAATACCGGCTACCTGGTCGCGACCGTGCTCGACACGATGAAGAACGGCATGGACATCGCCATTCTCGACACGTCGGCCGAATGCCATATGCCGGATGTGCTGGCCATGCCTTACCGCCCAAGCATCGACGGCGCGGGCATGCCGGGCGAGAAAGCGATCACGTACCGTCTCGGCGGCATGACCTGCCTGGCCGGCGACGTCATCGGCGACTACTCGTTCGACCGCCCGCTCGAAGTCGGCGACAAGCTCGTCTTCGGCGACATGGCGCATTACACCATGGTCAAGAACCATATGTTCAACGGCGTGAACCTGCCTTCGATCGCTTCGTACAGCGAAGCGGAAGGCATCAAAGTGATCCGCGAGTTCAAGTTCGAAGATTACAGTTCGCGCTTGTCTTAA
- a CDS encoding copper amine oxidase N-terminal domain-containing protein encodes MMVSAFSFGISSADASAAAVVPVHLKVGKYSILYTQPAPPFIDQARRVQVPLRSIEDLLGGKVKYDAAAKTAEVEWVGHTFRVEIASQTAVIDGKTVQMDTTPVLKNQAMFLPLRFFLDATDVKWRWDQASQQLVLADDRVVKGAPFVAFMGNDVASVRDEHALVIQSYSTEGDDMTITALNVSSHTIPAGKADINILIHYKKGGFAMDPYSRSAIPPLTAVRKGDTVKKKTRGGIDPKVDYVITVGRELN; translated from the coding sequence GTGATGGTGAGCGCATTTAGTTTTGGAATCTCTTCTGCCGATGCCAGTGCAGCCGCTGTCGTGCCCGTTCACCTGAAAGTCGGGAAATATTCGATCCTGTACACCCAGCCTGCGCCGCCTTTTATCGATCAAGCCCGAAGAGTGCAGGTTCCGCTGCGTTCGATCGAAGACTTACTGGGCGGGAAAGTGAAGTACGACGCGGCGGCCAAAACGGCGGAGGTCGAGTGGGTCGGGCATACTTTCCGGGTCGAGATCGCTTCCCAAACGGCTGTAATCGACGGGAAAACCGTGCAAATGGACACGACGCCCGTTTTGAAGAACCAAGCGATGTTCCTGCCGCTCCGCTTCTTTCTCGATGCGACCGACGTGAAATGGCGTTGGGACCAGGCTTCGCAGCAGTTGGTCCTTGCGGACGATCGGGTGGTGAAAGGGGCGCCTTTTGTAGCCTTTATGGGGAATGATGTGGCAAGCGTCAGAGACGAACATGCGCTGGTCATTCAGTCTTATTCGACCGAAGGGGACGATATGACGATAACCGCTCTGAACGTTTCCAGTCATACGATCCCTGCGGGTAAAGCGGATATCAATATTCTGATTCATTATAAAAAAGGAGGATTTGCGATGGATCCCTATTCGCGTTCGGCTATTCCTCCACTTACGGCCGTACGCAAGGGAGATACGGTGAAGAAGAAGACGAGAGGCGGCATCGATCCGAAGGTCGATTACGTCATCACGGTCGGCCGGGAATTGAATTAA
- the nadC gene encoding carboxylating nicotinate-nucleotide diphosphorylase — MHRIPLRHLLERFYMEDIGSGDLSAQLISDSGPQQAIIHAKQPGILAGVDVIREAFALLDPDISVNVLKRDGDALAPGDTIAALEGNPSTLLTGERVALNLLQRMSGIATATRRAIETLDDPSIRICDTRKTTPGLRMLEKYAVTAGGGYNHRFGLYDGVMIKDNHIAAEGSISAAVAKARARNGHMVKIEVEIEDEAQLQEAIAAGADIIMFDNCDPAAVTRFAHMTPPSIVTEASGGIDMHTLHAYRGTGVHYISLGFLTHSAGSLDISMDIIPKQESKPERQATSCPSSMN, encoded by the coding sequence ATGCACCGTATCCCTTTGAGACATCTGTTGGAACGATTCTATATGGAAGACATCGGAAGCGGCGATCTCAGCGCCCAGTTGATCTCGGACTCGGGTCCGCAGCAGGCGATCATTCATGCCAAGCAGCCCGGTATTCTAGCCGGCGTCGACGTGATTCGCGAAGCTTTTGCCCTGCTGGACCCGGACATCTCCGTCAACGTGCTCAAGCGGGACGGAGACGCCCTCGCCCCGGGCGACACGATCGCCGCGCTCGAAGGCAATCCGTCGACGCTGCTGACCGGAGAACGCGTCGCGCTGAATCTGCTGCAGCGGATGTCCGGTATCGCTACGGCGACCCGGCGGGCGATCGAGACGCTGGACGATCCGTCGATCCGGATCTGCGACACCCGCAAGACGACGCCCGGACTGCGCATGCTGGAAAAATACGCGGTAACCGCAGGCGGCGGCTATAACCATCGGTTCGGCCTGTACGACGGCGTCATGATCAAAGACAACCATATCGCGGCGGAAGGCTCTATCTCGGCCGCCGTCGCCAAAGCCCGGGCCCGCAACGGGCATATGGTCAAAATCGAAGTCGAGATCGAAGACGAAGCCCAACTGCAGGAAGCGATCGCCGCCGGCGCGGATATCATCATGTTCGATAACTGCGATCCCGCCGCCGTCACCCGATTCGCGCACATGACGCCGCCCTCCATCGTCACGGAAGCTTCCGGCGGCATCGACATGCACACGCTGCACGCTTACCGCGGCACGGGCGTCCATTATATTTCGCTCGGATTCTTGACGCATTCGGCAGGAAGCCTCGACATCAGCATGGACATCATCCCCAAGCAAGAATCGAAACCGGAAAGGCAGGCGACCTCATGTCCATCTTCAATGAATTAA